DNA sequence from the Pungitius pungitius chromosome 3, fPunPun2.1, whole genome shotgun sequence genome:
ggtacaccttgcTAGTAAAAGGTTGGACTTACTTCATGGCGTACTTTCAACAAGGTGTTGAAACATTCCTCAGAGATATTGGTCCATGTAAACATGATAGTATTATCCAGGTGCTGCAGATTTTCATCCATGTGATGATGATTTACTGGCCACTTTATTCGGTACACCTGTTCAATTGCTTGTTAacacaaattatatatatatatatatatatataaccaaaCTTTTGTAAGAGTGGCATGCCTTTTCTCATTTTATGTCACGGGGTACTTTGTCAAAACACAATGTCAAAGACAAACCGAAAGGAAACAGGCGAACCAGAGTAACCAGTTTTGCAGTTATTCAAAAACTGCTAATGTGAAGGAACCACAAAGAGCCGTGTGCAGTTGGATCTTTGTTTAATGCTGAATGAGTGGAGACAGTCGGGCTCCTCACAGTGCTTCAACATCTCAGCAGCTGCAGTGAAGAGCCTCCACAAAAAGAGCTTCACACAAACGACGTGGACCAGAAGCCTGCACGAGTAAGAACTACAGAGAATGTCAAGATTACATCATACAGGAAATGGTACACTACTTCACCCTTTGTTGGACAGTGTTTATGGAGAATTGCAGAGAAGCTAGTGGAAATATCCGATacatttattaccaaacacCCCACAGCTGTGTGCTCTCACTGAAGTATCAAAAACACATGTTAGTTACAAACGTGAAGCGAAAAGGGTGAGCGCATCCACACTGGTGGAGTCTGAGTAGCAGGACGGTTAGCACAGCTGTCAGAGgaggaaaagacacacaaacacaaaacgcaGCGCTTCACTCTAGTCTCACACAATAACAGCCAGTGTCGAAGGTCAGCCCTGATTGTTGTTTACAGAGAGCATATCAAAGGTTGGTGTCGTTGAAGCCCTCACATTAAAATGGCCGCTTTGTGAGTGTGAGGAAAGGGAAATGTCAGTTAGCTTCAGCAGctagctaaactacaagcagAGCCCAGCCAGGCACAAGTCCCTCCTCTCTGTGATGAAGGGTGGTCTGTACAATGAGAGGAAGCTTTGACCACATGCCCACCACTcaacagctgcaggtgaagctgtcacacagtgatggagcagatggggggcggggggggggggggggggggtggcacagCATCCACGTGACCTCCCAAGAGGAGGCAAAAGCTGGCGGTCGCTCTTCAGCTTCTACAGCTGACTGAAGTTATGATATCTACACGTAGTGACCAATTCAAAAATGCTTTCCCTCGGTCAAAGTCAACATGAGGACGGACACGACGAGTCAGAGTGATGCTGCATTCATATCGCGTGGGAATAACCGACATCCAAGTTACTGGAGCGATTCCTACAGACTTTATTGCCTCTGACATATCACAAACACTAACTTGGTCATGGTACCTTCAGGTTTTTTTACTCAACATATCACCACAGACCAAACATCCAGCTGAGTCTCGTCATCATACTACGAACAAAACACGAGGATACACAAATTCCTACATTTTATCACTATTATTTCCTCCAGCTGCGTCTCTCATACACAAACTCGAAATATGACATTCATGTGATCAGTGTTTTGCCCGGGAAGAAGCTCTTATCTCCCATCATTCCCTTAGGACATGAATGCAGCACTGGACACAGGTTATGTCCCTCCGCCTCATGAAATGCTCGGGAGTCTCTCCGAAGTCCCCAAACCTTCAAAAGCCCCGAGAGCGCGCCGAGCTCTCCGCCAATACTGCTGCTCACTGCTCCGCTTCGGGCGTGAAGTCGGGGCGGCGCGTCTGAACAATCTTCTGccgcagggggcggggcttgtcgTCCTGGTCGCTGTCATCGGGGGCAGAGCTGTCGCCGCGCTCGTCGTCGCAGACGTGGATGACCACgctgggggtggtgggggtggcaGTTTGGAGCTCGTACTTGTCCCCTGGAATCACACAAAGATGAAGTtcaggaggggggtggggggacactAGGTCACTGAGAATGACGTTGTGATGTCAGAATGGTTCTTAGTGATGACACACATTAACTTacatttctgtcttttattATTCTGTTTTTGCGGCTCAAAGGTATCATTTTTTACGGAATAACGCCTGAAAGCAAGATAGTTTTGCGCATCATTCACTCGTCATGAGAAATACATGTAGGAATGCATATGATGCCCGTAAACTTGccattaatgaatcaatggtgAGACGTTGGAGACGGCAATGTGATTAACTAATTTTTCCGCCGTGTGGACAACTGTGGCTTATAGACCAGTGCGgcttatacactcaccggccactttattaggtacacctgtccaactgctcgttaacacttaatttctaagcagccaatcacatggcggcaactcagtgcatttaggcatgtagacattgtcaagacaatctcctgcagttcaaacagagcatcagtatggggaagaaaggtgatttgagtgactttgaacgtggcatgattgttggtgccagaagggctggtctgagtatttcagaaactgctaatctactgggattttcacgcacaaccatctctagggtttacagagaatggtccgaaaaagaaaaaacatccagtgagcggcagttctgtgggcggaaatgccttgttgatgccagaggtcagaggagaatggccagactggttcgagctgatagaagggcaacagtgactcaaataaccacccgttacaaccaaggtgggcataagagcatctctgaacgcacagtacgtcgaactttgaggcagatgggctacagcagcagaagaccacaccgggtgccactcctttcagctaagaacaggaaactgaggctacaatttgcacaagctcatcgaaattggacaatagaagattggaaaaacgttgcctggtctgatgagtctcgatttctgctgcgacattcggatggtagggtcagaatttggcgtctacaacatgaaagcatggatccatcctgccttgtatcaacggttccggctggtggtggtggtgtcatggtgtggggaatattttcttggcactctttgggccccttggtaccaattgagcatggttgcaacgccacagcctacctgagtattgttgctgaccatgtccatccctttatgaccacaatgtacccaacttctgatggctactttcagcaggataaagcgccatgtcataaagctggaatcatctcagactggtttcttgaacatgacaatgagttcgctgtactcaaatggcctccacaatcaccagatctcaatccaatagagcatctttgggatgtggtggaacgggagattcgcatcatggatgtgcagccgacaaatctgtggcaactgtgtgatgccatcatgtcaatatggaccaaactccctgaggaatgcttccagcaccttgttgaatctatgccacgaagaattgaggcagttctgaaggcaaaagggggtccaacccgttactagcatggggtacctaataaagtggccggtgagtgtatatatatgcacatttttttgttctaaATTTAGGTGGTGCGACTTACACTGGGTATTCAATAACTATGTGAGAGTGGGTCCTGATAAGCAGcaatgcacacactcacaaacacacactagctGGAGTTTGTGATGCGTGTACTACTTTACTGAGGAGACCGTGTGCACTGTGCTGATGGATTGATTTTGTATCATCATTAGAAAAGTGAAGTGATCCTTCAATCACGCTCTGGTCGAGACGCTGACTCCTCCCACCGCTCTTTCATGAACCCTGTGATGGCATGAGGTGGTGTACCTGGTCCGAGCTTAGAGATGGCACACAGCAGGTCGTAGTTAACAACCGGCGTGGCGTCCAGAGACTGGGACCATCCGAcgggaggggaggcggggggcgaGATCAAGAACTGTTTGTCTGGCTTGGGCGGCTCCAGGCGAGGACTCCCTATATGGACGGACTGAACACACAAGACAGTTGgactaaaaatgcattttggctCACAAATATGTAGACATAAAAAGGCATTACGACACCGTATATAATAGGCAGTGTAGTATATATTGATAGTATAGTTATTGTACTTGTTTGTTGGAATAAAACATCTCAATTGGTCTGATTTAATGTGACATGTTCCTTAGCCTTTTCCTGCAGCACCGCTATCAGCAGCTAAAATCATCAACAATAGCTGAGAGGAACTAGAAGCGTGTGAAAACCCCACTTCATAAAAAAGTCTTTCtgaaatcaaaccaaaaaaagggggatttaaaaaattgtgtaaaaataaatgcaggaggaaaaaacattGCATGGTTTTGTAATATCGAAGTAATTATTGAAGTAATTTCACTTCATCGTTAACTGAACTCAAAGGTCCCCGACAACTTGGAGCTCTTCATACTAAAGGATTTGTGGGTCTAAATAAATTCTGTAGGCATCCTACCAATGCAGCCTGTGGACAAAGATCCCAAAAAACCTACCTGGGCGAAATAAAGTCTCATCTCTTTGCCGCTAAAGTCCGTCTTGTGGAGTCGGAGTCGGGCTTCGGCTGCAGCCAAAGCATCGCTGAAACTGATCCGCACTCGCCGGAAAGACTTGAAGTACTGGAACTGCACCTCTGGGTCAAATGACCGGAACAAGGCCTCAAAAGTGACCTGgaaagagacggaggaggaagtcAGGCTTTTTACTTGTGTGAAAGTAGTGAGCAGTGTGAGTCAGAGGCATCCATTAATACGGTTATGAGGCTGGAAGTATAAAAACACCGCCCCCCTCCTGTGTACCCTGACTGGGTCTGACTGAGGGGGAGCCTTGTTTTTAGATAACCAATCAGAGTGACAGGAGGAGATAACAATGAACCggggagcagagcagagaacTCGGCTCTTCTCAGAAGCAGACCACCAGCTGAGCTGCTGCGGCGCCAGCAGACAGGGTGGGGTTCCCCACAAAAGGACTACGTCTGCAGCTAactgctgcttcctcttcacCGCGGCCAATGTTACAACCAGTCATGTCTCATAAGGAtaagtatatctatatatagatacagACGTGCCTAACCAAGACTGAAAAATGGTGACTGGTATTGAATCTAAGATCCTAAAATCAAATCTTTGGAAATTAACAGCTTTTGACTAGTCAACCAGTGGCTGCGAGTCATGAAGTCAGAGGAGTCTCTTGTTATCACATCAAACCCGCCCGCATGTGGTTCTCTGTGAAACTCACTCAATCCTCCGCGTTAGAAATTCAGACAGCCCAGATAACCCAGATGACCTCACTACAAAATCACAATGGCTATTTTGTGAGCTGCACAGCCACAGAAGATTGTCCAGAGAGCCCACATCTACAAACATGAATGCATAGATAGATTCATCAGTAGCCATAAGCTGACACTCTTGTTCACACTGCCGGGATTTCAGAGATAATATGACTGTGATATGTCACAGTGCCTTGGATCCAGAAGTATTCAGAACACCGAGGACGCTAGTCGGACTGCTCTCTTACCTGGGCCTCAGGACGGTTGAACACTTCTTGGTTGGTCACCGAGGCGACCAGGCAGAAGCGGTTACACTTGGTAGTCTTGATGTGCATGCTGGGGGATCCGGGCATCCAAAACCTTTTTGAACGGATACCGGAGGTCAGGGCGCCACGCGGCGATGATAATGAAGAGGAAGGGGGAAATCGGGGAGACCGGTGGAGCGTTGCCTTCCCCAGGGTGGCAGATGATGGGGAGGTGATAGATGCTCCTTAAACAGGAAGCTGGTCCGTTTCCTTCAGCACCCCTGTCTTCTTTGGGGGTGGTGAAGCCGTAGCTTCTCTTCTTCCGTCTTCACACCGAACAGGTCCAGTACGTCGGCGATACTCTGCAGTAAACACGCGGCCTCCTAACCGGTCCAAGGTTATCTGGTTTGGATCTGTTCTTCTTCAGCGCTCAATCCCAGTACCACGCAGACCTCGCTTCAACtcagctctgcagcagctgctcactGAAGGAATCTTCCACCGTTTTTGGGTGTGGAGCAGGAGATGTCAATGGCCCTCTTCTCAGCTTGCTCtcttatgtctctctctcttctactGCTGCTCCATTGCCACTTAAATGAGTGTGTGCCAGCCGATGACGCATTACACACaaacccctccctcttctcaACCTGCTCTCATTCATTCGTTTATTCACCAACAGCCAATTGCctgtggaggaaggaggaacggcttctttctgttttttctgcttGGACCTCAAACAACAGATACTAGCCAATGCTGACTAATCAAACAGAAAAGAgggctctgtgtgcgtgtgcggcaAGACACTGGAAAATAATGACATCACCGCTGAGCAAACTGTCATTAATTGGCTGTTGCATTTGTACTTCTTTGTGGAATGGAAAACGTGACAAAGAGTCACACAGCTCTTGATTTCACACACATACCAAAGACGCATCAGCTGACTCTTCAGTGCAGAACCCATGTCAGTCTTGGTATGGAGGAAGCTGAGGGTGGGGTGTGGGGTGGGGACGAGGCCAGCTggcagacaaagagggagagagaatatAGAAAGGATGGATaggaatagaaaaagaaaaaaagaaacgattGGAAGGAAGGAGACATGCAGGGCAGAAAGAATgcaggatggagggatgaaacGCAAGAGGTGGTGTAGAGGTGGTGCTCATGGAAAGTATGCCGTTTGATAACATACTTTATGAGGTATTAATAGCAGAGCGCTTCAAGTGGAAGGGAAGTGTGTGattttctgtgtgcgtgtgcatgtgcgtgtgtgtaagcaGCCGGCAGTTGGAAAAACAAGAGCAGGCTGTGCAGCCCGCTCGCCAACATTTGCACTTTGTGCAAGTACTTAAACACTCCTGGGTTGGGAAGAAGACCTTCAAACGTCAACAGGAGCCTGTCCAGGCCCTGCTTGTAGACCACCGAATGCTTATTGTGGATTTTTGTCGCACACCTGTTTCACCCCAGCGGCAGCAATTTGGGCTCCAAACCGAGCAAGAACAAGATTATAGTTAACGAATGTATGAATGCTTCACACGGTTAAAAACATGAGTCTTTGCTTGCATCCAGCATGGAAGTCATAAATGCCCCTTGCCTTTCTATTGAGAGAGACGCAATTGTTAGTTTACCTTTTCATTGCAGATTTTAGGCCCGGTGGTTGGGGACCTCTGCTCTAGAGTGCTTAGCAGCAACAACACATGCGTTGGGTTTTGTTGCGAAGGGGTTTTCTTTTGGGTCACCAACAACCTGCTGCCGTATGTCAAtattacggtggccgagaaggttcagacaaatacaaaagcaacaacacaaccgcaaacgccacaacgcaacacgaacgccacaacacaaaatacaaaagccacatcacaaccgcaaacgccacaacgcaacacgaacgccacaacacaaaatacaaaagccacatcacaaccgcaaatgccacaacacaacacgaacgccgcaacacgaaaatacaaaagccacatcacaacagTTAAAgtaatcttttaataaacgtatgttcttttatttatttctttatacgtagcagtgatgtagtgctcacttatacaatcataatcgctgcattggatatgggatgcattttgaacattttcagcaatatgtttgtgaatgtgtgacggatcaggtgaccgaggcagacaacatgtgccgctgtcggggcaaaacaaacacgcacgcgtagccaaaccagtaggttcaaaaaccagtcggcacgtaacaacggagctggaggatgccagatcgtttaagaagtaagtgaaacatgattccttactttaactgtagccgcaaggaatcatgtttcacttacttcttaaacgatctggcatcctccagctctgttcctccaaaatacgctcgctcccgtgggcgttcctccaaaatacgctcgctcccgtgggcagctacttccgttttcgctttcgtgttgtgttgcgccgttcgtgttgcgttgcggcgttcgtgttgcgttgtggcatttgcggttgtgatgtggcttttgtattttcgtgttgcggcgttcgtgttgtgttgtggcgtttgcggttgtgttgttgcttttgtatttgtctgaaccttctcggccaccgtacaatATAGTAGGAATAATAAAGAATAGTATTACATTATAAGAAATGGAACGTT
Encoded proteins:
- the LOC119209576 gene encoding calcipressin-1-like isoform X2, yielding MPGSPSMHIKTTKCNRFCLVASVTNQEVFNRPEAQVTFEALFRSFDPEVQFQYFKSFRRVRISFSDALAAAEARLRLHKTDFSGKEMRLYFAQSVHIGSPRLEPPKPDKQFLISPPASPPVGWSQSLDATPVVNYDLLCAISKLGPGDKYELQTATPTTPSVVIHVCDDERGDSSAPDDSDQDDKPRPLRQKIVQTRRPDFTPEAEQ
- the LOC119209576 gene encoding calcipressin-1-like isoform X1, coding for MQQAENGSAEEATVDVKFTDLPNALIACKVPEGLFAEGGLKVTFEALFRSFDPEVQFQYFKSFRRVRISFSDALAAAEARLRLHKTDFSGKEMRLYFAQSVHIGSPRLEPPKPDKQFLISPPASPPVGWSQSLDATPVVNYDLLCAISKLGPGDKYELQTATPTTPSVVIHVCDDERGDSSAPDDSDQDDKPRPLRQKIVQTRRPDFTPEAEQ